The DNA sequence GTCACGGTCTACCTCGCTGTCTGCAAACTCGCAGTATTGTAGGTCGTGGTCTTTGTTGAGGGTCCTGACGCAGGCGTACGTGTTGTTGAAGGCGTCTTCACACACGCAGTCTGGaaaacattgctaaaaaaagagagaaaatgaagtgtGTTAAGGTAGTGCTGCGACTGAGAACCACCGTCGTTACGTTTTCAGATGAAAGCCATCAGTAACAGGACCGATGATGTAATGAGCCGGTTACTGATGGACCTGCCGCCTGCAGAGGGAAGCAAAGCACTGACGTAGGGAAGCAAGCCATAAAAGACCAAGGAGTGCATCCACTTACtcataaaatatgtttaaaacccaattataaaatgttttgaaacgCACGTTGTTCATTGATGTCCGCTTTAAATTGTTAGACTTCAAAAGATACACACAGTGAGTGTGTAACAGCTTATTCAGTTTGGACAAGTTTCCACATATTAGGGTGTCGCAAAACTGAACTGGTTATAAAGAgttaaaaataactcaaacttGATCTTGGACATAGAAGTTTCTTTCAAAAACCAAGCAAAGGTTAACCCGTAttggggggggcagtagctcagtccgtagggagttgggccGGTTAAGGtccccatacagaccaaagtcccccatacggaccaaagtacagagtgtggattggtagctggagaggggccacttcacctcctgggcactgccaggtgctcttgagcaaggcactgtaccccccccccccccctcagacCCAACAGCTCAGGGGGCTGGCCCAGCTgtcagcccccccactctgacatctctccctCTGAgcagtgtgtatttcaggccagtgtgtagtgattactaacaaagtgtacacagagtgtacattgtaatttccccagtggggatcaataaaccgtataaattaaattaaaaatgatttgctttttctggagctttcaaaATGCCTCTCCTCATCTTGCTCAGTGTACATCTGGCATTTGAGCAATgcattaaaatggaaaatggaaaaaaagaggttATTTCCCCCAGGAACGTCCTCTGAGGTCATTATAAAGTTGTGTAACCGTGCCTTGCTTCAGGCTGTTGTGTGTTAAGGTGACATCATTACTGCTAACGACAGAAACAGGATCAACAAgcttaacaaaaaacaaagaaatgctgtTTAAAGGCTTCAGATGAAGTGGAAAGAGCCAGGAGGTCACACCCTGGTTGGTCttaataaagttaattaaagtGTTGAGAGACCAATGTATTTGCCCAtgtcagctttatttgtacagcacctTTAACCCCTTGTGATGTTTTCCcgccttttgacatttttgaagctttttggGACACTTTGTTCAATGGTCTTTCATAAATAAAAGGCCTttgaatgctataaaattgaataaaacatccacaTTTAAAGAACGCAGTGggctgatgttttattttacttgtgaagagcgttttCTGTGGAACAACACGAGTTATTTTTCAGAAGATTTGTTTGAAACACACTTTTCTgataaaaaggtttatttttttcaaaagggttcagatttgacccgaggacgacacgagggttaagaccAGATAAGGactaggggtgtgcaaaaaaaaaaaaaaaaaaatcacaatcacaatcatgAGTCAATTCAAACTCTACCGACTCAAAATATTCTTAGAATTCCCAAAATCGATTCCTGTACTGTACAcgttcatatattttttttcggTTTCGTAATGGCGCGTgtactatcacatgggaaaggTAACTACATTTATATACTGTGAAGGGTTTTTTAAAATTGAGAATCCATTTTAAATCGAATCCTGAGCCTAAAATCGTGACATTTCCTGAATCATCCCTAATGAGGACGCTTTGATCCTGGATGTATTTTtgacaacatttatttatttatttgagttgTAACTTCATATGTACCGTCAGTGTGAATTGCCTCATCTCAGGGTGCATCCCAGCATTTGTATCTGTGCAGATTTGTTCTTAAAAAATGGCTCCGGAGCAAGATTATCATCCTGTTATTCCTGAGTGTTTCAGTTCTTGTTATTACAGAGACTACAGAGATTAGAGACTACAGAGACAATAGAGATTAGAGACTACAGAGATTACAGAAACTAGAGAGATTACAGAGACTAAAGAGACGATAGAGACTACAGAGATTACAGAGACTACAGACATCAAAGATATTACAGAGACTACAGAGATTAGAGACTACAGAGACCATAGAGATTAGAGACTACAAAAACTACAGAGACTACAGAGATTACAGAGACTACAGAGATTAGAGAATACAGAGACGATAGAGATAAGAGACTACAGAGACGATAGAGATTAGAGACTACAGAGATTAGAGACTACAGAGACGATAGAGATTAGAGACTACAGAGACGATAGAGATTAGAGACTACAGAGACGATAGAGATTAGAGACTACAGAGACCATAGAGATTAGAGACTACAGAGACTACAGAGACTACAAAGACTACAGAGATTACAGAGATAACAGAGATAACAGAGATAACCGAGATAACAGAGACTGCAGAGATAACAGAGATAACAGAGACTGCAGAGACTACGGAAGATTGTCTTTCccgtgtgtctgttgttttttactgtgaGTTAGTGACCAAACTGGTTTCCCCTTTGAGAAAAAACAGAGTTATCTAACGCTCGTGTTGGGCCAGCTTTTATGTGACAGTAGATATTCAAATCCTCATCCCTCTGAGCACTTTAAAGAGATGGTCCAGGTGTGTTTGTATCAGGGATGCACCAAATCCAGATTTTTGGGGTTCGGCCGAATCCCAAATCCActggttaaccctcatgttgtcctatatcaatgttctttttaattccccaaaataacatgattgattccacccaacgctctttgccaagttcaaatctttactttcattaattttggggcatcttattcaattttatagcatttaaaaacaaatggaagtggttttgaaatagtattgagtaaaagttgacatattccagtctgtgattatcatcaacatccattcctttaattttagtctcaataattcctaatttctgcttttctaactcaaactaaCTAAGCGACGGAGGCAGCAGTAACTCCCGTGTTCTGCGAggtaaaatgtctgtttttgttcttcgTGTAAtcccacttaaaaaaacaacaactatccCTTTAAGATCTTGTGATGTAATCGAAAGTTTCAGAATAGCTGCTGAATAAACAGTACATTGCATTAATTTGGCAGTTCTGCTTGAGAAATGTCTTAAAGGATTGATCAGAAGTGTTGCAGATTGATTTCCTGTTGATTAATcattaaataaatcattgtCAGAGTCTTTTCTTATTGTAGTGGTAGATACTCACAGACAGTCCAGGACCCAGTTTGGGACACGCAGGGTCTGTCGTCGGATGTCCCTCTCCGGTGTATTCAACAAGGAAAACCGGACGTACGGTGCCGTTACGCAGCGACGGAGCCTGACAGGAAGGAAGGGAAGTTTCAGGTTGTGAAGATTGAAGGGAAAAGTAACATTTaggaaaaatatttaaagcagCAGCTGACCATCTGAGAGAGGAACGACTGCCCGTCCACATTCACAGAGGACAGGTTGACACCAGATATGTCCAGTATGGTCGGAGCCAGGTCGATATTCAGCACCGGAGCCTGGAAGAGTCATCAAGGCAACGAGAAGGGATCAttcaaagaaaaactgaaactcAAGATTAACAGATGCAAGCAGAAACGTGTGTGACAAGAGTGTGTGGGTCTGTGGGTCAGTGTGGGTCTcaagagtgagtgagtgagtgagtgtgagtgagtgtgtgtgtgtgtgtgtgtgtgtgagtgagtgtctAAGTGCGTGCATGAGTGAGTGCAAGTGTGTGCGtgagtgggtgagtgagtgagtgagtgagtgcatgtgtgggtctgtgtgtcagtgtgggtCTCAGAGTGAGTGAGCAAGCgtaagtgtgtatgtgagtgaatgagagagtgtgtgcgcgcgtgcatgAGCGAGTGCGAGTGTGTGCATGCCTTTGTGCGtgagtgagtgcatgtgtgggtCGTGTATGAGTGTGTCtttgagtgagagagagagagtgtgtgtgtgtgtatgagagagtgtgtgtgtgtgtgtgtgNNNNNNNNNNNNNNNNNNNNNNNNNNNNNNNNNNNNNNNNNNNNNNNNNNNNNNNNNNNNNNNNNNNNNNNNNNNNNNNNNNNNNNNNNNNNNNNNNNNNcccccccccccccccacagacacacacacacacagttataatGCTACTCCTTCCATATACTTTCATCTAGTGTCAATTGAGCCTAACTGAAGACAGCAATGACACATGAAGAAGTAGTGAATAAATAGGCTATAAATGTGGTTTTACATTTCTCCTGCTTCCCATCTCTcagatgtgttgtgttttcaagaCGGATGCAGTTCATCAAGTCACGTTGAGTAGAGTAGAAGGCTGGCTTGATTTCCAAATCTAAAATGATATATGACCCATCCATCATCAGCTACATCAGCTGTCGATGCTGTCACTACGGCTGATCCATCAGCTGATTCAATCCAGCTGATGGATCAGCGGATTCAATCCAGCTAATGGATCAGCTGTTTCCTTTTATGCTCTCAGCTGGAAACTCTCGGAAAGGGCGACTAATGTTAGCTGCTCCAGCCTTCCTACTTCCTGTACCAGCCACTTTGCAACCTGCCTCCACCAGGCCAACAGGAAGTGCGCCGGCCCGGGCTTTGAAGCACATTAGACACAGTGGCCAAACACTGGATTTTAACCTCCCAGCCTGTCACATGATGCCCACTCTGGCCCAAAAATACTGTTTCCTATTGACCAGAGATGTCTGTAGATCAGTAGATATGATTTTATAGGCATCACAACACCATGGGAAATGACTTATTGGACTATCATGATGTAATCCATTCCAATGACATTTGGGAACTCTAGAGaagtatcacttttttttttttaaagaaacgccAATTTTGGACGTGGCCTAATTATTTCAGCGGTGGACCGACCACGAGCGCGGCAGGAAGAAGAGTTTTATCAGTCGTACCTTTTCCTGTACGCACTATCCAGGAAGGCGAGGGAGCTGTCGGGCATCGGGTTGACCGGCTGACGCAGCAGCCAGTGTTTGtcctgaaacacacagatgAAGCTTgtctcacattttaaaaacctgcTATCTTGTTAAATAATGAGCCATGTGACCCTGGACACACCGTCCCTTAATTAATGTTACCCTGGACACACCTACCCTTAAATAATGTTACCCTGGACACACCGTCCCTTACATAATGTGACCCTGGACACACCGTCCCTTAAATAATGTGACCCTGGACNNNNNNNNNNNNNNNNNNNNNNNNNNNNNNNNNNNNNNNNNNNNNNNNNNNNNNNNNNNNNNNNNNNNNNNNNNNNNNNNNNNNNNNNNNNNNNNNNNNNTAATGTGACCCTGGACACACCTTCCCTTAATTAATGTGACCCTGGACACACCTTCCCTTAATTAATGTGACCCTGGACACACCCTCCCTTAAATAATGTGACCCTGGACACACCTTCCCTTAATTAATGTGACCCTGGACACACCTTCCCTTAAATAATGTGACCCTGGACACACCTTCCCTTAATTAATGTGACCCTGGACACACCTTCCCTTATATAATGTGACCCTGGACACACCGTCCCTTACATAATGTGACCCTGGACACACCTTCCCTTAAATAATGTGACCCTGGACACACCTTCCCTTACATAATGTGACCCTGGACACACCTTCCCTGGTTTGTCGAAGCTCCCGTCTCGAGGGGCTTTGACGTCGCCGAACTCCTTCTGGTACTGCGGGGCGGCCGTCCAGGGCGAGTGAGGAGCCGGAGGAGACAGCATCAGGAAGAACGGGTGCTGGGGGCTCCTGTCGTCCAGGAAGTGGAGGGACCGGTTCGTCTGGATCCAGGAGCAACGAACCGAGGGTGAATACACTACTATTGCAAAATGTTACAATTCATTATGGGGAAGCAAAGACGTatagagaatttggcccccccatgagaaagagacatcatggttttcaaacaagcaaagggGCAGTTGATCAatgacttcagatacagtattaagggaccactaaggtctatataaaagagacttcagatacagtattagggaccactaaggtctatataaaagagtcttcagatacagtattagggaccactagggtctatataaaagagacttctgatacagtattagggaccactaaggtctatataaaagagacttcagatacagtattaggggaccactaaggtctatataaaagagtcttcagatacagtattagggaccactaaggtctatataaagagacttcagatacagtattagggaccactaaggtctatataaaagagacttcagatacagtattaggggaccactaaggtctatataaaagagacttcagatacagtattaggggaccactaaggtctatataaaacctGCTTTAGGAATTAAATGTCGTTACGGTCTTCAGGGCTGATAGAAGACAAACATTACTTACTGCAGCCAGCAGCGCGGGTGAGAAAGTTCAACTCTCTTAAACTGGATTTACAGCATAAGAATGTAAGGGAGGCAATGAAATGACATGATTGCTTGCAGGTCTTGTACAGCATACACATCTGTCATCATATATAAGGTGACCTTTCACACCGCTGACTGGCATATAAAGAcgacatgtgtgtgtgacagcagctGATTCAGACAGTTTGGAGGTACGTCCCATAAATCCTCACATAAACGTCCCTAAAGATGTCCTAATGTGTGAAATACCGCTGATCGCAGGCTCCATACACGCTGTAAAAGGTACTCGGGACTTACGATGAGGTCTGTGAAGTAGTCCTCCTCATAGCTGTCTCCGTGCTTTTCCTCTTTGCCGTTGACGGAGAGCGTGTAGTTGTAGTACTGAGAGTTCCCCACCTGTAATACGTGAAGGGAAAAAGCTAGGACGACAGAAATACTTGGAAATATAACgtagtatttgtgtgtgtgtgtgtgtgtgtgtgtgtgtgtgtgtcttaccagTGCATGCCACTGGTCCCAGCCAGGGGGAACATGGCTGAGATCTCCGTCTTTCTTCCCGTACTgatagcagaaaaaaacaaaacaagtaagtGGCAGCCTTACGTTCGTTTACGGGATAGTTCCACCGGATGTCGCTcactttccgctttctttgtgttaactTTAAACTCCGGCgcactttggaggagggtccggcaaagcgagactaggtCCGTGTCTACGTTAACCTACGTACGTATGGAGCTAGAATTCTTTatgcgagaaaataaataatccgagacaaaaaaagatgaaaaaaatgtttctttctcagatcatttattttctcgcatgtGATAAAGAAATCTAGCTCCGTACGTACGTACTGTACCTGTGGGGTGAATTCAACGCAAAACCATAAATCAGGCTCATGTGTAAACTGCAAAGGACCTCGACTCAACAGTGATACCATTTATGTTTCTAAAGTACACTTTTGTTCAGACCTGGTTGAGATACTTCCCGGCGAAGAAGGTCTGGTACTTCTGCTTGCCGAGGTAGACGGGGAAGGCGGTGGTCTCGGGGCCTTTTTGCCACTGGGGGCTGGAGCAGTTCCCCGACAGCGAGTTGTTCCTCACCTCGTGGTTGTGGGGGTACCGACCCGTCAAGATGCTGCTCCTGCTGGGGCAGCACAGCGGCGTGACGGTGAACTTCACCGGGGAAGGAggaagcgagagagagaagatagaggaagataacagaagatgggggggggggtgacgaAAGAGAAGCGTGACAGCGGAGAGGAAGAAGATGTGTAACTCGTCCAGTTTTAACAACATGTGAAATCACGGagatgagaggaggaaacagctCCTTTACTTCACTAAATAGACTTATCCCTTGTACGGTATTCGGGTAAATATACCCGAATAATAATacccaaaaaatatataaataacccatttcaagagagaaaaattgtaaaagttccatgttttctacctgaaatcagcgtcctttccttatttcctgtgataaacatgtattcctgactcagaacattattctggatatgacacttatgttgtttccatagtggatttttaacatgaattataaccttatgacaaaaaacaaaccccacttccatgtttaatagtgtgctagtagagactgatgcattccctaaacatagatgttatctcagctgtttaaaattgagaagaaaaaatggaaaaacgcgacaaaaacattgataaaatgcAGGAAATATCACTCAAACTAGTGTAGTAGTTAGAAGAgcatcagtagaaaactgcactttcaAATGTTAAAGCTCTCATTCTTCTTTCATTGGTGTTcagtttaatgttaaattagCCTCGGAAAAGacttcattttcctttttttttatttcaacaagcAATGTGTTGAATTTAAGCAGAATACAGAAAGCTGCAGAACTTACTACACTTTGATATGTTAATTATTTATCACAAGTAATATCGCTAATATTCACAAATATTCAACATTATCGCGTATttctaaagctgtcagatacataaacagcagtaaaaaaaggacaatatttcTCTCGGAGTTGCAGTAGAGTAGAAGTATTAAGTAGCAGAACATGTCAAAATACTCAGGTACAAGTACCTAAACATGGAAATGAAGTACAGTG is a window from the Etheostoma cragini isolate CJK2018 chromosome 16, CSU_Ecrag_1.0, whole genome shotgun sequence genome containing:
- the gnsb gene encoding glucosamine (N-acetyl)-6-sulfatase (Sanfilippo disease IIID), b, giving the protein MAGLRSGSGATRAPQRGHRAALTLPTLLLLLLLTCCVRCSSAANPSNIILILADDQDVLLGGLTPMKKTRTLIGEAGVTFLNAFTVTPLCCPSRSSILTGRYPHNHEVRNNSLSGNCSSPQWQKGPETTAFPVYLGKQKYQTFFAGKYLNQYGKKDGDLSHVPPGWDQWHALVGNSQYYNYTLSVNGKEEKHGDSYEEDYFTDLITNRSLHFLDDRSPQHPFFLMLSPPAPHSPWTAAPQYQKEFGDVKAPRDGSFDKPGKDKHWLLRQPVNPMPDSSLAFLDSAYRKRYDLFQAPVLNIDLAPTILDISGVNLSSVNVDGQSFLSQMAPSLRNGTVRPVFLVEYTGEGHPTTDPACPKLGPGLSQCFPDCVCEDAFNNTYACVRTLNKDHDLQYCEFADSESFVEVYNLVSDPHQLENVWKKMDPTFLQAMNQQLIKLQSCQGDSCRDIQ